Proteins encoded in a region of the Eschrichtius robustus isolate mEscRob2 chromosome 14, mEscRob2.pri, whole genome shotgun sequence genome:
- the HNF1A gene encoding hepatocyte nuclear factor 1-alpha isoform X1, with product MVSKLSQLQTELLAALLESGLSKEALIQALGEPGPYLLAGDGPPDKGESCGGGGRGELAELPNGLGETRGSEDETDDEGEDFTPPILRELENLSPEEAAHQKAVVETLLQEDPWRVAKMVKSYLQQHNIPQREVVDTTGLNQSHLSQHLNKGTPMKTQKRAALYTWYVRKQREVAQQFTHAGQGGLIEEPTGDELPTKKGRRNRFKWGPASQQILFQAYERQKNPSKEEREALVEECNRAECIQRGVSPSQAQGLGSNLVTEVRVYNWFANRRKEEAFRHKLAMDTYSGPPPGPGPGPALPAHGSPGLPPPALSPGKVHGVRYGQPASSEGAEVPSSSGGPLVTVSAPLHQVSPTGLEPSHSLLSTEAKLVSATGGPLPPVSTLTALHSLEQTSPGLSQQPQNLIMASLPGVMAIGPGEPASLGPTFTNTGASTLVIGLASTQAQSVPVINSMGSSLTTLQPVQFSQPLHPSYQQPLMPSVQSHVAQSPFMATMAQLQSPHALYSHKPEVAQYTHTGLLPQTMLITDTTNLSALASLTPTKQVFTSDAEASSESGLHTPASQAATIHIPSQDPAGIQHLQPTHRLSASPTVSSSSLVLYQSSDSTNGHGHLLPSNHSVIETFISTQMASSSQ from the exons ATGGTTTCTAAACTGAGCCAGCTGCAGACGGAGCTCCTGGCGGCCTTGCTCGAGTCGGGCCTGAGCAAAGAGGCGCTGATCCAGGCGTTGGGTGAGCCGGGGCCCTACCTGCTGGCCGGAGACGGCCCCCCGGACAAGGGGGAGTCCTGTGGTGGCGGCGGTCGAGGGGAGCTGGCCGAGTTGCCCAATGGGCTGGGGGAGACGAGGGGCTCCGAGGACGAGACGGACGACGAGGGTGAAGACTTCACACCGCCCATTCTCAGAGAGCTGGAGAACCTCAGCCCCGAGGAGGCAGCCCACCAGAAAGCCGTGGTGGAGACCCTGCTGCA ggaggACCCATGGCGTGTGGCTAAGATGGTCAAGTCCTACCTGCAGCAGCACAACATCCCGCAGCGGGAGGTGGTCGACACCACCGGCCTCAACCAATCCCACCTGTCCCAGCACCTCAACAAGGGCACCCCCATGAAGACGCAGAAGCGAGCCGCCCTGTACACCTGGTACGTCCGCAAGCAGCGAGAGGTGGCCCAGC AGTTCACCCACGCAGGGCAGGGTGGGCTGATTGAAGAGCCCACGGGCGATGAGCTACCAACCAAGAAGGGTCGGAGAAACCGTTTCAAATGGGGCCCAGCATCCCAGCAGATCCTGTTCCAGGCCTACGAGAGGCAGAAGAACCCCAGCAAGGAGGAGCGGGAGGCGCTGGTGGAGGAGTGTAACAG GGCGGAGTGCATCCAGAGGGGGGTGTCACCGTCACAGGCGCAGGGGCTGGGCTCCAACCTCGTCACAGAGGTGCGCGTCTACAACTGGTTTGCCAATCGGCGCAAGGAAGAAGCCTTTCGGCACAAGCTGGCCATGGACACGTACAGCGGGCCGCCACCAgggccaggcccaggccctgcGCTGCCTGCCCACGGCTCCCCTGGCCTGCCCCCACCGGCCCTCTCCCCCGGTAAGGTCCACG GAGTGCGCTATGGACAGCCTGCAAGCAGTGAGGGGGCAGAAGTGCCCTCAAGCAGTGGTGGTCCCTTGGTGACAGTGTCTGCACCCCTGCATCAAGTGTCCCCCACGGGTCTGGAGCCCAGTCACAGTCTGCTGAGCACAGAAGCCAAACTG GTCTCAGCCACTGGGGGCCCGCTGCCCCCGGTCAGCACCCTGACAGCACTGCACAGCTTGGAGCAGACATCCCCGGGCCTCAGCCAGCAGCCCCAGAACCTCATCATGGCCTCGCTCCCCGGGGTCATGGCCATAGGGCCTGGTGAGCCTGCCTCCCTGGGCCCCACGTTCACCAACACGGGCGCCTCCACCCTGGTCATTG GCCTGGCCTCCACGCAGGCACAGAGCGTGCCGGTCATCAACAGCATGGGCAGCAGCCTGACCACCCTGCAGCCCGTCCAGTTCTCGCAGCCTCTGCACCCTTCCTACCAGCAGCCGCTCATGCCCTCCGTGCAGAGCCACGTGGCCCAGAGCCCCTTCATGGCCACCATGGCCCAGCTGCAGAGCCCCCATG cccTCTACAGCCACAAGCCCGAGGTGGCCCAGTACACCCACACGGGCCTGCTTCCGCAGACCATGCTCATCACCGACACCACCAACCTGAGCGCCCTGGCCAGCCTCACACCCACCAAGCAG GTCTTCACCTCAGACGCTGAGGCCTCCAGTGAGTCCGGGCTTCACACACCAGCGTCCCAGGCCGCCACCATCCACATCCCCAGCCAGGACCCTGCTGGCATCCAGCACCTGCAGCCCACCCATCGGCTCAGCGCCAGCCCCACCG TGTCCTCCAGCAGCCTGGTGTTGTACCAGAGCTCCGACTCCACCAACGGCCATGGCCATCTGCTGCCGTCCAACCACAGCGTCATTGAGACCTTCATCTCCACGCAGATGGCCTCTTCCTCCCAGTAA
- the HNF1A gene encoding hepatocyte nuclear factor 1-alpha isoform X2, giving the protein MVSKLSQLQTELLAALLESGLSKEALIQALGEPGPYLLAGDGPPDKGESCGGGGRGELAELPNGLGETRGSEDETDDEGEDFTPPILRELENLSPEEAAHQKAVVETLLQEDPWRVAKMVKSYLQQHNIPQREVVDTTGLNQSHLSQHLNKGTPMKTQKRAALYTWYVRKQREVAQQFTHAGQGGLIEEPTGDELPTKKGRRNRFKWGPASQQILFQAYERQKNPSKEEREALVEECNRAECIQRGVSPSQAQGLGSNLVTEVRVYNWFANRRKEEAFRHKLAMDTYSGPPPGPGPGPALPAHGSPGLPPPALSPGKVHGVRYGQPASSEGAEVPSSSGGPLVTVSAPLHQVSPTGLEPSHSLLSTEAKLVSATGGPLPPVSTLTALHSLEQTSPGLSQQPQNLIMASLPGVMAIGPGEPASLGPTFTNTGASTLVIGLASTQAQSVPVINSMGSSLTTLQPVQFSQPLHPSYQQPLMPSVQSHVAQSPFMATMAQLQSPHALYSHKPEVAQYTHTGLLPQTMLITDTTNLSALASLTPTKQLPFCQVFTSDAEASSESGLHTPASQAATIHIPSQDPAGIQHLQPTHRLSASPTVSSSSLVLYQSSDSTNGHGHLLPSNHSVIETFISTQMASSSQ; this is encoded by the exons ATGGTTTCTAAACTGAGCCAGCTGCAGACGGAGCTCCTGGCGGCCTTGCTCGAGTCGGGCCTGAGCAAAGAGGCGCTGATCCAGGCGTTGGGTGAGCCGGGGCCCTACCTGCTGGCCGGAGACGGCCCCCCGGACAAGGGGGAGTCCTGTGGTGGCGGCGGTCGAGGGGAGCTGGCCGAGTTGCCCAATGGGCTGGGGGAGACGAGGGGCTCCGAGGACGAGACGGACGACGAGGGTGAAGACTTCACACCGCCCATTCTCAGAGAGCTGGAGAACCTCAGCCCCGAGGAGGCAGCCCACCAGAAAGCCGTGGTGGAGACCCTGCTGCA ggaggACCCATGGCGTGTGGCTAAGATGGTCAAGTCCTACCTGCAGCAGCACAACATCCCGCAGCGGGAGGTGGTCGACACCACCGGCCTCAACCAATCCCACCTGTCCCAGCACCTCAACAAGGGCACCCCCATGAAGACGCAGAAGCGAGCCGCCCTGTACACCTGGTACGTCCGCAAGCAGCGAGAGGTGGCCCAGC AGTTCACCCACGCAGGGCAGGGTGGGCTGATTGAAGAGCCCACGGGCGATGAGCTACCAACCAAGAAGGGTCGGAGAAACCGTTTCAAATGGGGCCCAGCATCCCAGCAGATCCTGTTCCAGGCCTACGAGAGGCAGAAGAACCCCAGCAAGGAGGAGCGGGAGGCGCTGGTGGAGGAGTGTAACAG GGCGGAGTGCATCCAGAGGGGGGTGTCACCGTCACAGGCGCAGGGGCTGGGCTCCAACCTCGTCACAGAGGTGCGCGTCTACAACTGGTTTGCCAATCGGCGCAAGGAAGAAGCCTTTCGGCACAAGCTGGCCATGGACACGTACAGCGGGCCGCCACCAgggccaggcccaggccctgcGCTGCCTGCCCACGGCTCCCCTGGCCTGCCCCCACCGGCCCTCTCCCCCGGTAAGGTCCACG GAGTGCGCTATGGACAGCCTGCAAGCAGTGAGGGGGCAGAAGTGCCCTCAAGCAGTGGTGGTCCCTTGGTGACAGTGTCTGCACCCCTGCATCAAGTGTCCCCCACGGGTCTGGAGCCCAGTCACAGTCTGCTGAGCACAGAAGCCAAACTG GTCTCAGCCACTGGGGGCCCGCTGCCCCCGGTCAGCACCCTGACAGCACTGCACAGCTTGGAGCAGACATCCCCGGGCCTCAGCCAGCAGCCCCAGAACCTCATCATGGCCTCGCTCCCCGGGGTCATGGCCATAGGGCCTGGTGAGCCTGCCTCCCTGGGCCCCACGTTCACCAACACGGGCGCCTCCACCCTGGTCATTG GCCTGGCCTCCACGCAGGCACAGAGCGTGCCGGTCATCAACAGCATGGGCAGCAGCCTGACCACCCTGCAGCCCGTCCAGTTCTCGCAGCCTCTGCACCCTTCCTACCAGCAGCCGCTCATGCCCTCCGTGCAGAGCCACGTGGCCCAGAGCCCCTTCATGGCCACCATGGCCCAGCTGCAGAGCCCCCATG cccTCTACAGCCACAAGCCCGAGGTGGCCCAGTACACCCACACGGGCCTGCTTCCGCAGACCATGCTCATCACCGACACCACCAACCTGAGCGCCCTGGCCAGCCTCACACCCACCAAGCAG CTGCCCTTCTGCCAGGTCTTCACCTCAGACGCTGAGGCCTCCAGTGAGTCCGGGCTTCACACACCAGCGTCCCAGGCCGCCACCATCCACATCCCCAGCCAGGACCCTGCTGGCATCCAGCACCTGCAGCCCACCCATCGGCTCAGCGCCAGCCCCACCG TGTCCTCCAGCAGCCTGGTGTTGTACCAGAGCTCCGACTCCACCAACGGCCATGGCCATCTGCTGCCGTCCAACCACAGCGTCATTGAGACCTTCATCTCCACGCAGATGGCCTCTTCCTCCCAGTAA
- the HNF1A gene encoding hepatocyte nuclear factor 1-alpha isoform X3 — protein MVSKLSQLQTELLAALLESGLSKEALIQALGEPGPYLLAGDGPPDKGESCGGGGRGELAELPNGLGETRGSEDETDDEGEDFTPPILRELENLSPEEAAHQKAVVETLLQEDPWRVAKMVKSYLQQHNIPQREVVDTTGLNQSHLSQHLNKGTPMKTQKRAALYTWYVRKQREVAQQFTHAGQGGLIEEPTGDELPTKKGRRNRFKWGPASQQILFQAYERQKNPSKEEREALVEECNRAECIQRGVSPSQAQGLGSNLVTEVRVYNWFANRRKEEAFRHKLAMDTYSGPPPGPGPGPALPAHGSPGLPPPALSPGKVHGVRYGQPASSEGAEVPSSSGGPLVTVSAPLHQVSPTGLEPSHSLLSTEAKLVSATGGPLPPVSTLTALHSLEQTSPGLSQQPQNLIMASLPGVMAIGPGEPASLGPTFTNTGASTLVIALYSHKPEVAQYTHTGLLPQTMLITDTTNLSALASLTPTKQVFTSDAEASSESGLHTPASQAATIHIPSQDPAGIQHLQPTHRLSASPTVSSSSLVLYQSSDSTNGHGHLLPSNHSVIETFISTQMASSSQ, from the exons ATGGTTTCTAAACTGAGCCAGCTGCAGACGGAGCTCCTGGCGGCCTTGCTCGAGTCGGGCCTGAGCAAAGAGGCGCTGATCCAGGCGTTGGGTGAGCCGGGGCCCTACCTGCTGGCCGGAGACGGCCCCCCGGACAAGGGGGAGTCCTGTGGTGGCGGCGGTCGAGGGGAGCTGGCCGAGTTGCCCAATGGGCTGGGGGAGACGAGGGGCTCCGAGGACGAGACGGACGACGAGGGTGAAGACTTCACACCGCCCATTCTCAGAGAGCTGGAGAACCTCAGCCCCGAGGAGGCAGCCCACCAGAAAGCCGTGGTGGAGACCCTGCTGCA ggaggACCCATGGCGTGTGGCTAAGATGGTCAAGTCCTACCTGCAGCAGCACAACATCCCGCAGCGGGAGGTGGTCGACACCACCGGCCTCAACCAATCCCACCTGTCCCAGCACCTCAACAAGGGCACCCCCATGAAGACGCAGAAGCGAGCCGCCCTGTACACCTGGTACGTCCGCAAGCAGCGAGAGGTGGCCCAGC AGTTCACCCACGCAGGGCAGGGTGGGCTGATTGAAGAGCCCACGGGCGATGAGCTACCAACCAAGAAGGGTCGGAGAAACCGTTTCAAATGGGGCCCAGCATCCCAGCAGATCCTGTTCCAGGCCTACGAGAGGCAGAAGAACCCCAGCAAGGAGGAGCGGGAGGCGCTGGTGGAGGAGTGTAACAG GGCGGAGTGCATCCAGAGGGGGGTGTCACCGTCACAGGCGCAGGGGCTGGGCTCCAACCTCGTCACAGAGGTGCGCGTCTACAACTGGTTTGCCAATCGGCGCAAGGAAGAAGCCTTTCGGCACAAGCTGGCCATGGACACGTACAGCGGGCCGCCACCAgggccaggcccaggccctgcGCTGCCTGCCCACGGCTCCCCTGGCCTGCCCCCACCGGCCCTCTCCCCCGGTAAGGTCCACG GAGTGCGCTATGGACAGCCTGCAAGCAGTGAGGGGGCAGAAGTGCCCTCAAGCAGTGGTGGTCCCTTGGTGACAGTGTCTGCACCCCTGCATCAAGTGTCCCCCACGGGTCTGGAGCCCAGTCACAGTCTGCTGAGCACAGAAGCCAAACTG GTCTCAGCCACTGGGGGCCCGCTGCCCCCGGTCAGCACCCTGACAGCACTGCACAGCTTGGAGCAGACATCCCCGGGCCTCAGCCAGCAGCCCCAGAACCTCATCATGGCCTCGCTCCCCGGGGTCATGGCCATAGGGCCTGGTGAGCCTGCCTCCCTGGGCCCCACGTTCACCAACACGGGCGCCTCCACCCTGGTCATTG cccTCTACAGCCACAAGCCCGAGGTGGCCCAGTACACCCACACGGGCCTGCTTCCGCAGACCATGCTCATCACCGACACCACCAACCTGAGCGCCCTGGCCAGCCTCACACCCACCAAGCAG GTCTTCACCTCAGACGCTGAGGCCTCCAGTGAGTCCGGGCTTCACACACCAGCGTCCCAGGCCGCCACCATCCACATCCCCAGCCAGGACCCTGCTGGCATCCAGCACCTGCAGCCCACCCATCGGCTCAGCGCCAGCCCCACCG TGTCCTCCAGCAGCCTGGTGTTGTACCAGAGCTCCGACTCCACCAACGGCCATGGCCATCTGCTGCCGTCCAACCACAGCGTCATTGAGACCTTCATCTCCACGCAGATGGCCTCTTCCTCCCAGTAA